One genomic segment of Impatiens glandulifera chromosome 6, dImpGla2.1, whole genome shotgun sequence includes these proteins:
- the LOC124943326 gene encoding uncharacterized protein LOC124943326, producing the protein MEEIVMSLINAETLHEALDRCTIVRPRARLQKLTVRIRKLKERYIEGTPEANLQLLVLEKLEIAKGEFAEEIDRLEAVVRQRGKPHSLAFETDDGQNHGATPPRADPVINETNERTETPLAGQLETEPGVTEERVKTLIQEFADSTFAEKTRHDLIKAQDQITAIEADYRDETVLRNNHLRRTEALEEKTLGIKDDLDRFERETEQGFTEVEEDLGWRVTDLEKKNASLEDRNDKLEADLRALTAQVDELIKAKMNADTAVEEANARAAKELQDALDEETQRAKEPPRLSEEEIAERERRTLAKYPGLAESVAAQQREDEERLNNERQRLADFAKAHKKKKEAPSFSVPAKRKRKTSKKDQVAGLLERITDTVIENQPDPATHTDDEDEEQLEQRSTRQRVSNTASQPQPVKRKRTKDMMDGFNFSDSE; encoded by the exons ATGGAGGAAATAGTCATGAGCCTCATAAACGCCGAAACCCTTCACGAAGCCTTGGACCGATGCACCATCGTGAGACCGCgagctcggctacaaaagctaaccgtaCGTATCCGGAAGCTTAAGGAAAGGTACATCGAGGGAACACCGGAGGCTAACTTACAGCTCTTGGTGTTAGAAAAACTTGAGATAGCGAAAGGAGAATTCGCAGAAGAAATTGATCGGCTCGAGGCGGTGGTCAGACAGCGAGGAAAACCGCACTCTCTGGCTTTTGAGACCGATGACGGTCAGAATCATGGTGCAACACCTCCTAGGGCGGATCCGGTGATAAACGAAACCAATGAAAGGACAGAGACTCCCCTCGCCGGACAACTTGAAACTGAACCGGGCGTCacagaagaaagggtcaagACCCTTATTCAAGAGTTCGCAGACTCAACG TTCGCCGAAAAGACAAGACATGATCTCATAAAGGCACAGGACCAGATCACAGCCATCGAAGCTGATTACCGGGACGAAACGGTTTTGCGCAACAATCACCTTCGGCGAACCGAGGCCTTAGAAGAAAAGACCTTAGGGATAAAGGATGACTTGGATCGGTTTGAAAGGGAAACCGAACAAGGATTCACAGAGGTAGAAGAGGACCTAGGATGGAGGGTCACCGATTTGGAAAAGAAGAATGCGAGccttgaagaccgcaacgacAAGCTCGAAGCCGACCTCAGGGCGCTCACCGCGCAAGTAGATGAATTAATCAAGGCCAAGATGAATGCTGATACagcggttgaggaggcaaacgcccgagcggctaaggaaCTCCAAGATGCGCTGGATGAAGAAACACAAAGAGCAAAGGAGCCACCGCGACTTTCTGAGGAGGAAATAGCCGAGCGAGAACGAAGGACACTGGCTAAGTATCCGGGACTTGCAGAGTCCGTAGCCGCTCAGCAACGAGAGGATGAAGAGCGGTTAAATAATGAAAGACAAAGACTCGCCGACTTTGCAAAAgctcacaagaagaaaaaggaggCCCCTTCCTTTTCGGTTCCGGCAAAACGGAAAAGGAAAACATCAAAGAAGGATCAAGTAGCCGGGCTGCTGGAAAGAATCACTGACACGGTTATTGAAAATCAACCGGACCCGGCTACTCACAccgatgatgaagatgaagagcaaCTAGAGCAGCGttctacaagacaacgagtctccAATACGGCCAGTCAACCGCAACCGGTTAAGAGAAAACGGACCAAGGATATGATGGACGGCTTCAATTTCTCcgactcagaatag